One Euphorbia lathyris chromosome 1, ddEupLath1.1, whole genome shotgun sequence DNA segment encodes these proteins:
- the LOC136216830 gene encoding putative two-component response regulator ARR21, which translates to MANDKGKGICFNEMESSASSENGRRNRRRGRKRNEQNSAAAVAAPRRPKKPKVVWTGALHCRFLKAILYFGLEKSVPRKILEFMNVEGLRRENVASHLQKYRIFLKKVASSGLWKSTISAERILRSSFATGYNPSLTKELNLLFPHKPLSEFQQAHRGNFYTGEPPSFRLNDYEASSSNSAPRLTYQQSDLLYGGNYNFQRPPFGNTSLFQQQNLTRYGIQRQSNYGANGFPAPPLSMYQSLNNHAGSNFQNFGSPSPHYHSGNYANSGSANNLGPMSTNFGTNLNSNINMFEASPNVGYGSMDWTNNIGNDANTTFAVPNQGGFSPNPPIVNSFGQGVLSSPASPLFGSGNHIPEIPMSGPSSNANHGTDFGFNGVGSTSDNQEEEREIEDSELASFMKGKSLDDLLDIEKAFRVDFNLGADGQSSQQVVENANFGTYGSTTDDYLQHFDQPQRNLDEPMESEADQEIGTYDDDQELGEDFLGIMLGNNTLPHGIMDSLLGKKN; encoded by the exons ATGGCAAACGACAAAG GTAAAGGAATTTGTTTCAATGAAATGGAGAGCTCTGCATCTTCTGAGAATGGAAGGAGGAACAGGAggagaggaagaaagagaaatgaACAAAACTCTGCTGCTGCTGTTGCTGCTCCACGTAGACCCAAGAAGCCAAAAGTCGTCTGGACTGGTGCACTTCATTGTCGCTTCTTGAAAGCCATTCTCTATTTTGGTTTAGAGA AATCTGTTCCAAGGAAGATACTTGAGTTTATGAATGTTGAAGGTCTCAGAAGAGAAAATGTTGCCAGCCATCTCCAG aaATATAGAATATTTCTGAAGAAGGTTGCATCATCAGGCTTATGGAAATCAACGATAAGTGCCGAAAGGATACTTCGGTCGTCTTTTGCGACGGGATATAATCCGTCGTTAACCAAGGAACTTAATCTCCTATTCCCTCATAAACCATTGAGCGAATTTCAACAAGCACATAGAGGAAATTTCTACACTGGAGAACCCCCCAGCTTTAGACTCAATGATTATGAAGCTTCAAGTAGTAATTCTGCACCACGGCTCACCTATCAACAATCCGATTTGTTATATGGTGGTAATTACAATTTTCAGCGACCACCTTTTGGCAACACAAGCCTGTTTCAGCAACAAAACCTGAcaag GTATGGGATTCAAAGGCAATCCAACTATGGTGCGAATGGGTTTCCAGCTCCTCCACTATCAATGTATCAGTCACTGAACAACCATGCCGGATCAAACTTTCAAAATTTTGGCAGTCCGTCTCCACATTACCATTCGGGAAATTATGCTAATTCAGGGAGTGCAAACAATTTGGGACCTATGAGTACTAATTTCGGTACTAATTTGAATAGCAACATCAACATGTTTGAAGCTTCTCCTAATGTTGGTTATGGTTCGATGGATTGGACTAACAACATCGGAAACGATGCAAACACCACATTTGCTGTGCCTAATCAAGGAGGCTTTTCTCCTAATCCTCCAATTGTTAACTCGTTCGGACAAGGAGTGCTATCTTCTCCGGCTTCTCCTCTATTTGGTAGTGGTAACCATATTCCGGAGATACCCATGTCGGGTCCGAGTTCTAATGCTAATCATGGAACTGACTTTGGCTTCAATGGTGTTGGTAGCACTTCTGATAATCAAGAAGAAGAGCGAGAGATTGAAGATAGTGAGCTTGCAAGTTTTATGAAG GGTAAAAGTCTGGATGATTTATTGGATATTGAGAAGGCATTtcgagttgattttaacttgGGCGCGGATGGCCAAAGCTCGCAACAG GTTGTGGAAAATGCCAATTTTGGCACCTATGGAAGTACTACAGATGACTATCTTCAACATTTTGATCAG CCACAGCGCAATCTCGATGAACCTATGGAGTCAGAGGCGGATCAAGAAATCGGAACATATGATGATGATCAG GAGCTGGGAGAAGATTTTCTGGGGATCATGCTTGGAAACAACACCCTCCCCCATGGAATAATGGATAGCTTACTAGGAAAAAAAAACTAG